The Insulibacter thermoxylanivorax genome segment CAAGCGATTAGAGGAAGAGGCGCGCAAGAAGGAAGAGGAAGAACGCAAGCGCAGAGAAGAAGAGGAGCGCAAGCGGTTAGAGGAAGAGGCGCGCAAGAAGGAAGAGGAAGAACGCAAACGCCGTGAGGAAGAGGAACGGCTGCGCCGCGAAGAAGAAGAGCGTAAGCGCAAAGAAGAGGAAGAACGCAAGCGCAGAGAAGAAGAGGAGCGCAAGCGGTTAGAGGAAGAGGCGCGCAAGAAGGAAGAAGAGGAACGTAAACGCCGCGAGGAAGAGGAACGGCTGCGCCGCGAAGAAGAAGAGCGTAAGCGCAAAGAAGAGGAAGAACGCAAGCGCAAAGAAGAGGAAGAGCGCAAGCGGTTAGAGGAAGAGGCGCGCAAGAAGGAAGAAGAGGAACGTAAACGCCGCGAGGAAGAGGAACGGCTGCGCCGCGAAGAAGAAGAGCGTAAGCGCAAAGAAGAGGAAGAACGCAAACGCAGAGAAGAGGAAGAACGCAAAACCGCAAATGTCATCCAATATCCTAAACAATCCCAAGAACATGAGGTTAGAGGTGGTAATATGCCAATGAATGGTTTCACTTTCAGCTATGTATGCAATTGGTCCGAGGAAATCAATGGAGAAGTTCGCACTTATAAAGCAACTTGCACCCAGCAGGATAATACATTCGAGATCGAGTGGGCATCGGACCAGAATCAGCAAGCGATCCAGCTGTCCGTGGACGGTTTCCGTCAACTCTCTCATTGGTTCAATGAGATCCTGAAACAAACCGGCATGAAGGACGATCGCGGTTGATTCCCGTCACGATCGGTCTATTCTTCCTCGGTTTGCTGTTCGGCTCATTCTTCAACGTAGTAGGAATCCGTCTGCCGGCAGGGCAATCCGTGGTGAGCCCGCCCTCATCCTGTCCATCCTGCGGCAGACGGCTTTCGGCGAAGGATCTCATCCCTGTGGTCAGCTGGCTGTTCCAGCGGGGGCGCTGCAGAACCTGCGGCGAGCCGATCTCACCGCTGTATCTGCTCGGAGAACTGGCAACAGGGATCGGATATGCGGCACTGCCCCATCTGATCCAGGACTTGCCGGAATTGCTGTTTGCTTATGTATTCATCTCGGTGATGATCATCATCACGATCAGCGATCTGAGATACCAGATCATCCCGAATAAGATCATCTATCCGATGATCGTGCTGACGCTGATCTACCGTATCTTGTATCATCCTTTGCCGATGTGGGAGTACTTGTCCGGATTTGCCATTGGGGGCGGCATGCTGCTCCTCGTATCCGTGATCGGCCGCTGGATGGGCAAGCCGAATGCCATGGGCGGCGGAGATGTGAAGTTGATGGCGTGGATCGGGCTGGCCGGGGGATTGCAGATGATCTTGCTCTGCATCTTCTTATCTTCGCTGATTGGATTCTTGGTTGGCGTTATTTTACTTTGGTCCCGCAAGCTGGCGTCGACCGCGATCCCTTTTGGACCGTTCATCGCGATTGGGGCATGTGTTTCCTTGATGCTGCATGAGACGATTTTTACTTGGTATCTAGGCCTGTTTATTTAAGTTTGGAATTCCTATAAAAATAGGCTGATCATCGCGAAAATCGATATAAATCTACAACATTCCCAACATTTTGATAAAACCTATTGAAATTATATCTAAATATATTATAATTATTGTAGGGAAAAACTGGAATTAAAAACTTGACCAATTTATTACAGTCATGGTGTTGTGTTGTCGCTTGTGAGGCCTATCGGTATGAAAGCGCATTCTCGGGAAACAGTTTATCCTATGACATAAGGTAGTGATGGACATGTTTAATCGAACGGTTAATGATCGAATGCTGATGGGTAAGTACAGTGTGTCTGACACGGAACTTATTCAACTGCATGAGCGATCAAGCCTGGAAGGGATCTCCAAACAGGCGGAAGGCGTGCGGTACCGGCTCCAGGGAGGACTTCTGGATAGTTTCCTGGAGCGGAACAAGAACCTGATCCAATTGATGATCAGGAAGAAGTCGCTTTACACGAATTCCTTCCATTTCCCTTACCTCATCATGCTGGCGGACCACAACGGCGTGGTTCAGTACATCGACGGGGATGAGGAATCGGTCAATGAGGCCGACAGCAGATTCAATATCGGCGTTGGCTCATCGATGGGGATCAGCAGTGCCGGTACGAACGCGATCTCGGCTTCGATCTACCTGAAGCGGCCTACTTGCCTGATGGGAATGCATCATTATCTTAAGATTTTCAGCAGCTGGGTAAGCATCTGTATCCCGATCTATTCTTCCAAGGATGAGCCGTTGACTTATCTGATGTTCGCAAGCGGGCATAAGATTCCCTACTTGTTCTTGATTCCTTTCCTTGAGACGCTGGCTTCTTACCTACAGACAGAAGTGCGGAAATATGATCTGAAAGAGATCGAGTGGCTGATGGAGGAATCCATCGAACGCAGCTTAGGTCACTACAACCTGAGCAACCGCGAGAAGGAAGTCGCCAAGTACTGGCTCATGGATCTCGACTATCGGCAGATCGCGGACATCGTCGGGATCAGCGAGCATACGGTGCGCGTCTATGTCGGGAAGATCAACAGCAAGTTAGGCGTTAAGTCGAAGGCCTCGTTTATCTTGAAGGTACTTATAGGTATATAAATGACGATACATATGGATTTAAATTCTAACACCCTATTCATTAAGCTCTTTTTGCCGATGCAGCGAAAGCTGTCGGTGAAAGGAGCTTTTTTGTTGCTGCCGGCTCGGCCCAATTCTGTTACCCGTCCAAAAGTTCACGATGAGAGACGCATATTGTTGTATCAACGAACTAGATTGGAGGGCTGACGCATGCGTATGATCGCCAGCAAGTGGAAAAAATTCGATGTGCTTAGAAGACATCGCGGTGTGGCCAGACATATCCCGTACATGCGGCCTTTCAGCGAATCGGCGTTACGCGAGATGCTGCAACGATTTCGCTTCGTCGTAGCCAAGCCATACGTGGGAACCGGCGGGGGAGGCGTCATCAAGATCGCTCGAACCGGGGACGGCAGGTACTTGACTCATTATCGATTCCAAGAGATCATGCATCCATCCTGGGGCAGCTTGCTCCGCTATATCAACCGCATACGACGGAGGCGACAGTATATGATCCAGCAGGGGATTGATCTTGCTACTGTTAATGGACGCCGCGTCGATTATCGGGTGAAGATCGTCAAGCGGCCCTCGGGCCACTGGCATATCACGGCTTTCGTAGCGCGGCTGGCGCGGCCGGGGTTGTTCGTGACGAATCTTGCCCAAGGCGGAGAGTTGATGTCGGGGCGCAGGGCGCTGAAGTCAGCCTTCCCCAAGTTAGCGGCGGACAAAAGGCTGACGATGACCGGCGTCGCTCGCACTTGTACGAAACTCCTCGAACAGCGCTATCCCGGCATCGGACAACTGGGGTATGACTTCGGCATCGACAAACGGGGCACGGTGTGGATCTTGGAAGTGAATACCCGTCCGCATTAAGGTAAAGTGACAGGCAGAAGGTATGGACGATGAAATTCTCCCCGCCAGCGCAACTATATGACCAATAATGAAGTAACATTATGTAGATATGATGTAACCATGCGATGAAAGAACCTTGCAGATCTGGACAAATAGCAAGATGGAGGTCATATGGATGCGCCGATGGAGTAGATTCTGGGCGATGATCGCGCTGTGTGCGATCCTGCTGCAGCTTCCCCTGTCGATCCAAGCTGCAGAGCAAATGAGAGCCTCTGGATTCCCCGATTTATCTCCTAAACATTGGGCCTATGAGACGATCACTTGGGCTGCGGGACGCGGGATCCTCAGCGGTCTGCCGAATGGACACGCTGCCCCGGACCGCTTAGTGACGCAAGCGGAGCTCACCGCGATGCTCATACGGGCCTTCATACCGGGTACCGACTATGACAAGGAGTACAAGAGGCTGCGAGTACCTGCCGGGTCCGCATGGGATCAACGGGATTATCTGTTTGCTGAGAAGATGAATTGGGCAGTGAAGGCAGACCGCCGCACACAGACGGTGAATCGCGGCGAGGCTGCGGAACTCCTCGTCAGCGTGATGGGGCTGAATTGTACGAAGCATGGAGCGATCCAATACCTGTTAGATGAAGGGCTGGCCCGCGGCAAGACATCGGCGTCTCTTGCAGGGTTTCGAGCCGGCGATCCGCTCAGCCGTGCCGAAGCGGTGACCTTCATCTATCGACTCGTTCAGGCGGGCGTCGAGGCGGCACCGCGTCCATTGACGGCTTCTGCTGCGTGTACCATCAGCAGTCAGGAGTTAAAGGATATCGCCGTGAGCGGGGTCATGATGCATGATTCAGAACAAACGGTGCTTGATCGGCTTGGCCAACCTAATCTGAAAGTGATCAGCCAATACGGCTTTGAATGGTATATATACAACGATGACTATGAGCATTACGTGCAAGTCGGCATACAAAGCGGCAAAGTGGTAGGTCTCTTGACAAACGCACGGAATTGGCAAACACCGCAGGGCATCGGTCCTGATTCAACCTATCAGGATGTCGTAAAGGCGTACGGGGAGCCGCTGGAGTACATCCTGAAGGGCAATACGCGGTATATGCAGGCGGCGGATCATGATGAACAGTCAGTCTATCAGCAGAAGGACTACTATCTTACTTTTTATTATGATAAGCATGAAGATCATCGGATCCTGGCAGTTCAGCTCATCGATCGACGTGTTGAAGAGCAGCTGAGGGGATTCTATGGTCAAGCCAGCGATGAGTTAACCAAGAGTTTCGAACGGCAGGTCTTCGAGCTGGCCAATGTCAGCAGGGTGATGCATGGTCTTGAACCTTTCACTTGGGATGACAGGGCTGCGTCTGCCGCTCGCAAGCACAGCAAGAACATGGCTGTGCAAGCCTTTTTCAGTCATACGGATTTAGCGGGACGATCCCCTTTTGACCGTATGAAGAGTGAAGGAATCCTCTACAGTACGGCTGCAGAGAATATCGCCTACGGGCAGCGGGATGCTCTGGAGGTTCATGCCGGCTGGATGAATTCGAAGAGCGGTCATCGGGAGAGCCTGCTCGGTTCCTATGAGAGACTTGGAGTTGGTGTCTATCTAGCCAGCGACGGCACACCATACTACACACAGAACTTCTATACACCGCGTACGGTACTTGGCCTTAACCGATAGAAATGGATCGAGTCAGACATCGCACCAGGATGTCTGATTTTTTTATTTGTATAATTTCATCGCTACAACTCTTTTTGTCCGGGTCTAGAATGGTTCGGCAAGGCAATAATGTTTCACTAGACCCACTTGATTTTTCCAGTGTATGATGGAAGGCGTATAAAGGAGGTCATGCACGAGTGGAGACCCAAGAACGAAGCAGAGTTGGTGAACGTGCGGTCTGGCTGAGCATATCAGCCTATATTCTAATGGCGGCGGTGAAGATCGCCATCGCTTATGTCTATCATTCCAATGCCCTTCTTGCCGATGGATTTAACAATTCCACGGATGTGCTCGCCTCTGCCGCGATCCTCATCGGACTGCGCATCGCTCGCAAGCCGCCGGATGAAGATCACAGGTACGGGCATTCCCGCGCAGAGACCGTGGCTTCGTTGGTAGCTTCTTTTATCATTGCCCTGGTGGGCTTGCAGGTCATCATCAGCACGATCGGTGAGATCGCCGATCACCGCTCGATTGAAGTGCCGGATATGGTAACGGCTTGGACGGCGCTGGGTTGCGGCATCTTAATCTATGTGGTTTATCTATATAATCTGCGGATAGCGAAGCGAACGAACAGCCTGGCGGTGCGGGCAGCTGCAATGGACAACCGGTCCGATGCCTGGGTGAGCTTCGGCGCCTTCATCGGCATCTCCGGATCGCAGTTCGGCCTGCCTTGGCTCGATCCCTTCACGGCATTGATCGTCGGCCTGCTCATCTGCAAGACCGCTTGGGAGATCTTTCGCGACAGTTCCCACGATTTGACCGACGGTTTCGACGAGCAGCTGCTGGAGCGATACCGGGAGACGATCAGAAGCACGCCGGGGGTTCGTTCGATTAAGAATGTCCGGGCGCGGATGTACGGGAACCAGATCTTCGTCGACGCGACGATCTATCTGGCGGATGAGGACATGAATGTTAGGGAGAGCCATCTCATCACGGAGGAGATCGAGATGCGCATGAATCAAGAACACGGCGTCGCCGAGACCCATATTCATATCGAACCTCGCAGCTGAGAGAAATGCCGGGCATCTGCTGAACGATGACATTCTGACCTCTTGAATTTATAATGTGGAGAGGGAGGTTAGAATGCGATGAATTTCATGGAGTTGGATTCGCCGGAGGAACGGCTGCAATTGATGCGGGAGCTGGCTTCTAAGTTTAGGGAGCAAGCGGAGCGCTATGATCGGGAAGGTTCCTTCGTTCATGAACATATAGAGGATCTGCGCCGTACGGGGTATACGGCGTTGACGGTTCCCCGCGCCTATGGGGGCAAGGAGATCAGTCTGTACGAGATGGTTCGCCTGCAGGAGATCCTGGCAACGGGGGATGGTTCCACAGCCCTGGCCATCGGCTGGCATGTGGGGATCATGAAGAATCTCGCTGAGAAGAACAGCTGGGACGAGAAGATCTTTCGCATGTTGTGTGAAGACGTGATGAAGGGTGCGCTGATCAACAGTGCGGCCACCGAACCGGCAACGGGGAGCCCGACTAGGGGCGGCAGCTTCCAGACGAAGGCCGTTCGCGATACTGACGGCAGCTGGGTGCTGAGCGGTCGCAAGACCTTCACGACGATGGCGCCGGTGCTGGATTATTTCCTCGTGAATCTGACTGTGGAATCGACGGATCGGGCAGCCAGCGTCCTGGTGCCGAGGTCGGCTGCCGGCCTCAGGATCGAAGAAACCTGGGACAGCGCGGCGATGCGCGGGACGGGCAGCCATGACCTGGTCCTGGAAGAGGTGCGTGTACCGGAAGATCATCTCGTGGAATGGCTGGAACGGGGCAGCCGGCAAGCGGCGGGATGGCTG includes the following:
- a CDS encoding prepilin peptidase; translated protein: MIPVTIGLFFLGLLFGSFFNVVGIRLPAGQSVVSPPSSCPSCGRRLSAKDLIPVVSWLFQRGRCRTCGEPISPLYLLGELATGIGYAALPHLIQDLPELLFAYVFISVMIIITISDLRYQIIPNKIIYPMIVLTLIYRILYHPLPMWEYLSGFAIGGGMLLLVSVIGRWMGKPNAMGGGDVKLMAWIGLAGGLQMILLCIFLSSLIGFLVGVILLWSRKLASTAIPFGPFIAIGACVSLMLHETIFTWYLGLFI
- a CDS encoding helix-turn-helix transcriptional regulator; amino-acid sequence: MFNRTVNDRMLMGKYSVSDTELIQLHERSSLEGISKQAEGVRYRLQGGLLDSFLERNKNLIQLMIRKKSLYTNSFHFPYLIMLADHNGVVQYIDGDEESVNEADSRFNIGVGSSMGISSAGTNAISASIYLKRPTCLMGMHHYLKIFSSWVSICIPIYSSKDEPLTYLMFASGHKIPYLFLIPFLETLASYLQTEVRKYDLKEIEWLMEESIERSLGHYNLSNREKEVAKYWLMDLDYRQIADIVGISEHTVRVYVGKINSKLGVKSKASFILKVLIGI
- a CDS encoding YheC/YheD family protein — protein: MRMIASKWKKFDVLRRHRGVARHIPYMRPFSESALREMLQRFRFVVAKPYVGTGGGGVIKIARTGDGRYLTHYRFQEIMHPSWGSLLRYINRIRRRRQYMIQQGIDLATVNGRRVDYRVKIVKRPSGHWHITAFVARLARPGLFVTNLAQGGELMSGRRALKSAFPKLAADKRLTMTGVARTCTKLLEQRYPGIGQLGYDFGIDKRGTVWILEVNTRPH
- a CDS encoding CAP-associated domain-containing protein, translated to MRRWSRFWAMIALCAILLQLPLSIQAAEQMRASGFPDLSPKHWAYETITWAAGRGILSGLPNGHAAPDRLVTQAELTAMLIRAFIPGTDYDKEYKRLRVPAGSAWDQRDYLFAEKMNWAVKADRRTQTVNRGEAAELLVSVMGLNCTKHGAIQYLLDEGLARGKTSASLAGFRAGDPLSRAEAVTFIYRLVQAGVEAAPRPLTASAACTISSQELKDIAVSGVMMHDSEQTVLDRLGQPNLKVISQYGFEWYIYNDDYEHYVQVGIQSGKVVGLLTNARNWQTPQGIGPDSTYQDVVKAYGEPLEYILKGNTRYMQAADHDEQSVYQQKDYYLTFYYDKHEDHRILAVQLIDRRVEEQLRGFYGQASDELTKSFERQVFELANVSRVMHGLEPFTWDDRAASAARKHSKNMAVQAFFSHTDLAGRSPFDRMKSEGILYSTAAENIAYGQRDALEVHAGWMNSKSGHRESLLGSYERLGVGVYLASDGTPYYTQNFYTPRTVLGLNR
- a CDS encoding cation diffusion facilitator family transporter produces the protein METQERSRVGERAVWLSISAYILMAAVKIAIAYVYHSNALLADGFNNSTDVLASAAILIGLRIARKPPDEDHRYGHSRAETVASLVASFIIALVGLQVIISTIGEIADHRSIEVPDMVTAWTALGCGILIYVVYLYNLRIAKRTNSLAVRAAAMDNRSDAWVSFGAFIGISGSQFGLPWLDPFTALIVGLLICKTAWEIFRDSSHDLTDGFDEQLLERYRETIRSTPGVRSIKNVRARMYGNQIFVDATIYLADEDMNVRESHLITEEIEMRMNQEHGVAETHIHIEPRS
- a CDS encoding acyl-CoA dehydrogenase family protein encodes the protein MNFMELDSPEERLQLMRELASKFREQAERYDREGSFVHEHIEDLRRTGYTALTVPRAYGGKEISLYEMVRLQEILATGDGSTALAIGWHVGIMKNLAEKNSWDEKIFRMLCEDVMKGALINSAATEPATGSPTRGGSFQTKAVRDTDGSWVLSGRKTFTTMAPVLDYFLVNLTVESTDRAASVLVPRSAAGLRIEETWDSAAMRGTGSHDLVLEEVRVPEDHLVEWLERGSRQAAGWLLHIPACYLGIAQAAQSYAVQFARSYAPNSLRGPIIELPNVQTKIGEMELELMRSREFLYAVARRWDEADEAARKAMKPELSAVKMAVTNAAIVVVDLAMRVVGAHSLALSNPLQRYYRDVRAGLHNPPMDDMTVQLLAQTAIQREGTA